Genomic window (Leptospira kanakyensis):
TCTTTTGGGTGGGCCATATCCGAATATTTAAAATCAAAAGAAGGGGTTTACATTTCGATTTTAGTTCATTTTTTAATGTTTTTCCTTCTCGTGTACTCTGTGCACGGTAAAGAGATTGCCTCCATATTTGGAAATTCCAATGACTTAGTCAGACATTCTTATTATATCTTTTTATCCATTAACCATTTTATATTTTTTCTTTATTTAAAATCTTTTGATCGGTTTCTCGGAAATCGTTTTTCGAACCATATTGGGTTTTGGATTTCTGGATTTGCGGGATTTCTTTATTTATTAGTTCCTCTGTATCCAAGAGTGTATGAGTTTAGAATTTTTCTAGTTCTATCTATATTTGGAACCGCTGCCTATTATTTATTCAAAACTCATCATACTTTGTTATCAAAAGAAGAAAGTGATGTTCGGCCCTATGTATTTGGTTGGTTCTTTTTTCTTTTTTCCGTCTTCTTAAAGACATTGTTCCATTTTGATTTTTATCCTTACCAACCCTTCTTTATTTATGCGGCGGTATTTTATCTTCCCTTTTTAACAGCAGGTTCTTTTTTGTTTTTGCGAAATTATGAAAAAAGGGATAAATCAAAAACCAGATACCGATCTCTTTCCTTAAAGTTAGATAAAGTAGAGTTTAGAAGTAAGTTGGAATCTTTGTTAGCTTCTGAAAAAATATTTTTAGATCCAAACTGTAACGAGGAAATGATCGCTTCTAAAATGGGACTCTCCTATCACCAGTTAAGTGAACTTGTCAATTCAGAATACAATTTCAATTTTCCAACTCTATTAAACCAATATAGAATCAAAGAAGCTATGGCCATACTCAATGAAAGGCCAGAGCTGAATATTGCTGAGGTGGGAAAACTTTCAGGATTTGGATCCAGATCGGCGTTTTATCTGGAATTCAAAAAACAGTCTGGAGTAAATCCAAATCAATTTCGGAAAAATAAAAACATATAGATATACAAATAGTTAATTAGAGAAAGAGGACGTTCCCTATGGACAGTAAAGACAATATAAAAGATTGGTTACCCGGGTTAAAGGAAAATTGGAGATCGGACATTTTGTCCGGTTTTATTGTGTTTCTGATCGCGTTACCCCTGTGTTTGGGTATCTCGCTTGCATCGGGAGCTCCACCGATGGCAGGAATATTTTCAGGGATTGTGGGTGGGATTATAGTTTCTCTACTCAGTGGTTCTCACCTTACTATCAATGGCCCTGCGGCAGGACTCATTGCTGTTGTTCTCAATTCAATTATGGTTTTAGGTGGTGGAGATCCGAAACTAGGTTTTGAATTAACACTGGCAGCCATTGTGATTGCTGGTGCCATCCAAGTGGTTTTGGGACTAGTAAAAGCTGGAAATTTAACCGTTTATTTTCCAATCTCTGTAGTTCATGGAATGATGGCTGCGATTGGAATCATTATCATTTCGAAACAATTTTATGTGGCCCTTGGAATCACTCCTAAGGCCAAAACCATTGGTGGGTTGTTATTAGAAATTCCATTTAGTTTTTCTCTTGTGAATCCGGAAGTTGCCATCATCGGACTTTCTGCGATTGTGATCATCGCCATTTTGGCAAAAATCAAAAATCCTCTACTCAAAAAATTACCGGCACCACTAGTTGCTGTGTTAGTTGGGATTGTCCTTGGTATTGTTTTTGATTTGGCAGATGAACATTCTTATACACTTCTTGACCAAACCTATAAAATTGGCCCTGAAAAATTAGTAAATCTTCCTGATCATATTTATGATGGAATCACCTTCCCGGATTTTTCTAGATGGAAAGACGGAATTTTTTGGGTTATGGTGATTACCATTGCACTCATTGCAAGTATTGAATCATTGTTAACTGCAACGGCAGTTGATAATACTGATCCCTATCGTCGTAAATCCAATATGGATCGTGAGTTGGTTGCAAAAGGTGCTGGTAACTTCTTTTTAGGTTGGATTGGTGGATTACCAATCATTGCAGAAGTTGTTCGGTCTTCTGCCAATATTGAAAACGGAGCAAAAACAAGATTTTCCAATTTTTTCCATGGATTGTTTTTACTTTTTTTCATTTTGCTTTTGCCAGGCCTCATCCATCGAATCCCACTCGCATCACTTGCAGGAATTTTGATTATGGTTGGAGTTCGATTGGCCTCTCCACATGTTTTTAAAGAAACTTATGATAAAGGTTGGGATCAAATCGTTATTTTTACGGTGACCGTGATTCTTACAATCGTAGAAGACTTATTAGTTGGTGTATTCTGTGGGATCATCACCGCCATTTTGATCCAAATTTATTTTGGTGTTCCACTTCGGTATATTTTTGTTGCCGATATCACCGTAAAATCTGAAAACAAAGTCCACGAATTATATGTCAGACATGCTTTGTTATTTTCAAATATGATTTCATTGAAATTGTTATTTAGAAAAATTGCTCCCGGCGAACGGGTGGATCTTCAATTCGATGAGAATGTAAAAATGATAGGATTTTCGGCCATCGAGTTTTTACAAAGTTTCAAACGAGACTATGAATCTAGAGGTGGGCAGGTAAATTTGATTGGATTTGAGGATCTAAAACCTATCTCTACCTATTACGGAGCAACCCGAATCCACAAGTAGTGAACAAAAAATTCTTGTAACATAGTGTTTTAAAACCAATATTCTTTTATGCAGAGGATATTGGTTTTTTCTTTCCTTTTCTTTTTTCCCTTCCTCCTTCAGGCAAAGGATGTACCTCGGCTTAAGGCTCGCGTGACAGATGAAACATGGACTTTGAGTCCGGGATTTGTTGCTGCTTTAGAAAAAAAACTACGAGATCATGAAAGTAAAACAACTAACCAGGTTGCAGTTTACGTGATTTCTTCTTTGGAAGGAGAAGTTTTAGAAAACTATTCCTTTCGAGTTGCAGAAACATGGAAATTGGGACAAAAGAAAAATGACAATGGGGTATTGTTGTTAATTGCATTGGATGATAGAAAGTTAAGGATTGAAGTTGGTTATGGTCTGGAAGGAAGTTTAACGGATGTTATTTGCCATCATATCATCGAAAAAGAAATTAAACCCTATTTTAAAAAAGGAAATTTTGAATCAGGAATCCAAAATGGCGTGAATTCAATCCTTGCAGCCATTGAAGGCGAATATACAGTTCCACCTGCTGAGGATTTTTCTCATCTGGGTCCTTTGTCTTTTTTAGGACAACTTTCGGGTGCTCACCTGGAGATGCCAATGATCATGAGAGTTGTCTTAACTATATTTGTATTTTTTGTATTGAGTATATTTACTTATGCGGCAGCTACCACACCTTACTTTGGATGGTTTTTATATTTCTTTTTATTCCCTTTTTGGAGTTTATTTCCTACAGCCATTCACGGGGCCAATGTTGGTGCGAGTGTATTTTTAATTTATGCTATAGGGACAGGACTTTACAAACTGTATCACCTGTTAACGCCACATGGACGAAAACGAATGAGAGAAAAAATATACCATGGGTCTTCTCGAGGGTCTGGAAGTAGTGGTGGATGGTCAAGCAGTAGAGGAAGTTCCGGTGGGTTTAGCGGTGGCGGTGGTAGTTTTGGCGGTGGTGGAAGCTCTGGAAGTTGGTAAAATTTTTTTTAAAAAATATAATCTCGGGAACTTTGGCAATCAAACTAAGGTTTAGTATATAGTGAAGTTGATTAAAATTCTACTTTTTGTTTTAGTGATTTCCTTTTTGGATTCGCTTTTTGCCAAACCAATCCAGATTAAAGAACTTTGGCAGACCGCATTACAATCCAATCCAGAATTTTTATCTGCGAAAGCTGACTATGACAAAGCATTTTTTGAAAATGAAAAAAGTTACGCAGCGTATTTACCGACAGTCAATGTTTTGGCTTCGGCAAGACAATCGTCGGCCAATTTTAGCGGATCAGGGACTGTAAATGATCCTTTGGTTAATGGGTCTAACGCAGGTTCTAACACAAGTGGACAATCAAACTCCGGGGAATCAAGACCGACTGCTATCAATCGTTATTCCGTTGGACTTAGTACAAATCAAAATCTTTTTGCTGGATTTAAAGACAAAAGTGGAATTGAAAAAACAGAAGCTTTACTTCAGGCCGCAAAACAAACATTACATGATTCCAGGTTGAAAATTTGTTTTGAATTAAAATCTGGTTATTCACAAATGTTGTATGCCAAAGAACTGCACCAACTTTCTGAAAAAATTAAAGAAAGACGGGTCAAAAACCGTGATTTGGTAAAACTTCGTTATGAAGTAGGTAGGGAACATAAAGGAAGTTTTTTGCTAAGTGAATCCTTTGTCAAACAATCGGAGTTCGAAGTATCTTCTGCTTTTCGGCTTTTTGAAAGTAATTTAAACGAAGTAGAAAGAGTGATCGCTAATCGTTTGGATGTAAATATTACTTCAGATTTTTTATATGAGCCTACAATGGAAAAAAAATTTTCTGAAAAAGAAAAAGAAACCTTACTAGAATCACATCCATCTGTTATGGCCGAACAATCAAAAGTGAGAGCTGCCCAAGCAAATATTGGAATAGCAGAGGCAGGGTTTTATCCGGATCTAAATTTAAGTGCTACAGTGACAAGGCAAGATGATGTTTGGTTGCCTAAACCTAGAAACTATAGTTTTGGTTTGAATTTGACCTATCCTCTGTTTAATGGTGGTAGAGATTATTATAATGTTAAGATTGCAAAAACAGAATACGAAAAATCAATTCACACAAGGGATTCTAAAAAAAATTCCCTTTCTTTTTCTCTGGAACAATCGCATCTGAATTTTAATAATGCATCGGAACAATTGTTTGTATTGTCCGAATTTTATAAAGCTTCGGAAATTCGTGCAATGATTGCAAGGTCACAATATTCGAACGGACTCATCAGTTTTGAAAATTGGGATATCATTGAAAACGATTTAATTAACCGAGAAAAAAATCTTTTACTCGGTAAGAGAGATTTGGGATTGGCAGAGGCTACTTACTTACGAAATTTAGGAAAGTGTTTTGATGAAGATTAAACTGATACTCATTGCAGTCGCTGTAATTGTTATTTTGATTGCGGTTTATTTATTTGGTTTCGGAAAATCAAAACCGAGTTCCAAACTAGAGTCCTCGAAAGTGTTTCTCGGTGATTTGGTTGTAACCGTTCGTGCCACCGGAACAGCCATTCCCAAAAATAGATTGGAAATCAAACCTCCCATTGCTGGACGTGTGGAATCCATTTTAGTAAGTGAAGGAACACAGGTTGGTCGTGGTAAAATCATCGCTTGGATGAGCTCCACGGAAAGAGCCGCTCTCTTGGATGCCGCCCGTGCCAAAGGGGAAGTCGAATTAAAGAAGTGGGAAGATTTTTATAAACCGACACCAGTCATTTCACCTTTGCGCGGTTTGGTGATCGCATCAAATATCAGTCCAGGTCAAACCGTGACCCAACAAGATATACTTTATGTTCTTTCTGACAATTTGATGGTGCAAGCAAAGGTAGATGAAACCGATTTATCAAAAATAAAAATTGGCCAGACCGCAAATGTAATCGTTGATTCTTATTCAAATTCTCCAATCAGAGCCAAGGTATCTCATATTGGTTATGAAGCGGTAACCGAAAACAATGTGACCATGTACAATGTGGATTTAGAATTAAAAACAATTCCAGACTATTTGAGAAGTGGAATGTCGATTACTATCGACTTTATTCTTTCTGAAGAAAGAAACGTATTGTTGATTCAAAATGAATTCGTGAAAGGAAGTAGTGGTAAGGGAAAGGTAACAAAAAAAGTGGATGGTGAACTTGTCGAAACTGCGGTTTCTATAGGGAACTCAGATGAACAGAATACTGTTATCCTTTCTGGAGTTTCAGAAAATGAAATGGTTTACCGAAAGAAAAAAATTCAGGAAGAAAAAAAGACTAGTTCCGGTGGACCCTTCTCCTCACCAAAAATACCAAAGAGATAACTATTGTTAGCAATTGAAATTCGTAATTTAAATAAATCTTATACCATTGGAAATTCAAAGTTTCCTGTTTTAGCTGGTATTGATTTAGAAATTTCGCAAGGGGAATTTGTTGCGATAATGGGTCCTTCTGGATCAGGCAAATCTACTTTATTGCAAGTGATGGGTTTACTAGATCAGGTGGACTCGGGCACTTATAAATTATTTGGTCGGAGAGTGGATGGTGAATCCTCCGATGTTTTGTCTGATGTACGTGGCAGTATGCTTGGTTTTGTTTTTCAACAGTTCCATTTATTATCCAAATCCAATGCCACTCAAAACGTAAGTTTACCATCTTTGTATACAAATGTAGATTTTAATCAGGAAAGAGCCTTACAGCAGTTAGAAAAAGTGGGACTTTCAAATCGTGCTCTCCATACACCGAATGAACTATCAGGTGGCCAACAACAGAGAGTTGCTATTGCACGTGCATTACTTGTGGATCCGCCCATCATTTTTGCGGATGAACCCACCGGAAACTTAGATTCCAAAAGTAAAATTGAAATCATGTTGGAACTACAACGCCTTCACAAAGAAGGAAAAACCATAGTGATGGTTACCCATGAACCAGAGATGGCAGAATATTGTGATCGTATCATTCATGTGAATGATGGGAAAATACTTTCTGATGAAGGAAAAAAGAAAAAAAAAGATCAGGTTATATTACCTAAAGTTGATTTGAAAAGAAAACAGGGATGGCCACTTTTTAAAGGAATATTTCTTCAATCCTTGTTTTCTTTGTCATCTAATCGTTTGCGTACATTTTTATCTGCACTCGGAATCCTTTTTGGAGTAGTTTGTGTGATCTCTGTTATGGCACTGGGAGAAGGTGCTAAAAAATCTGTAGAGGAGCAGTTCTCTTCGTTAGGTGCCAATTTAGTCATCGTGCGTACAGGGGGAATGCGAAGTGGAGGAGTTTCTCTGGAAGCAGGTTCTGTCAACCGATTGGATGTGTTTGATGTGAATGCTGTTGCTAAAAAATTTCCTGAAGTAAAACAAATCTCAGCTGTTGTGAATGGAAGAGCCCAATTGGTTTTTGGAAATAGAAACTGGAATAGTTATATTACTGGAGCAAATCCAATTTATGAAACACTTCGTAATTTGGAACCTGTGGAAGGAAGGTTTTTTACAGAAGAAGAAAACGGGAAACGAGCTCTTGTTTGTCTTGTGGGAAATACAGTTGTCAAAGAATTATACGAAGGTAAAAATCCCGTGGGAACCTACTTAAAGGTAAATCGAATTTTATTTCGAGTGGTGGGACTCCTTCCCGAAAAGGGAAGCACTGGATTTCGCGATCAGGATGATGTGATTCTTATCCCGCTAAATACTGCTATGCGAAGATTGTTAAATAAAGACTCCGTTGATAGTTTGGAAATGGAATTGGAAAAATCTGAATCTTCAGAAGAGTTTACAACTTCTCTAAAAAGATTTTTACATGAACGCCATGGCACAAACGAATCGATGGGAAATCTTTACCAGGTAATGAATATGGCGGATATTCAATCTGCTGTTTCTGAAACTAATCAAACTATGACAACCTTACTCATTGCCCTTGCCACGGTATCACTGATGGTAGGTGGTATTGGAATTATGAACATTATGTTGGTTTCTGTAAAGGAAAGGACAAAAGAAATTGGACTTAGAAAAGCACTTGGTGCCCGTGAGTCCGACATTCGTATGCAATTTTTAATCGAATCCACTTTGACAAGTTTGACTGGAGGGATCGTTGGACTTGTATTTGGAATCCTTGCCGTCATTTTTTTGCAAGAATACTTTGGTTGGACTATAGTTTTATCCTTTCCTTCTATTGGATTTGCTTTTCTATTTTCTATATCGATCGGAATTCTTTTTGGTTGGTGGCCTTCTGAGTATGCTGCTAAACTTAGTCCGATTGTGGCATTACGATCCGAATGAATATCAAACTAAACCCACGGAAAGTTCCTCAACAGAAACGGTCGAAAGAGCGGTATCAAAAAATTGTTGATACCGCTATTGAACTGTTAGGTGAAGTTGGGTATGACGATCTGACTACTGATTTGATTGCAGAAAGAAGTGGGATTTCCGTCGGTTCCATTTATCAGTTTTTTCCCAATAAAGAATCCATAATTTATTCACATGCAGAGTCCTGTTATTTTATCCTTCATGATTCCTTTTTTAAACTTTTAGACGCGGAACTCAAAAAGAAAAAAAAATTCTCTCCTGATTTTATATCGTTCACTTTGTCCGCTTTTGAACAGGCATTTAATGAAGTGAAAGGTTATCGTTTGATCAACTCAATCTTATATACAAACCAAGCTTTGTTACAATTGGACATTGAAAGTAACGAACGTTTTGCCAAATCTCTCGCAGAAAAAGTAATCCTCCAACTTTTCCCTAAAGTGGAGAAAAAATTTGCTTACTATCGTGCTCTAATGATTGTAGAAACAGTAGACTCTGTATTCAAAATTGCCCAAAGAAAGGGAAAACCATCTGAAAAAAAGGCAGTCCTTTCCGAACTGAACAATCTTTTGTTTGTATATTTTTCCTCCTTCCTTTGAATTCCCATTGACAAAGTTTTAACACAGTTGTAAAATTCTCGAAATGTGAGGAAATCCTCATGTTCTGGGAAAGACCTATGCAAAAGACAAAAAAGATTCTATTAGGAATCTTCATTACTTTATTCATAACGTTTGGTATGAATCATTGTAATTCGGAAGATCCTGCCAATTCGGCATTTGTCCATGTCACGATGATGGACAATGCCTTTCACCCGCCTGTCATTCGCACATTCAAAGGCGGTAAAATTCGATTTGTGAACGAAGGAAACAATCCTCACAATGCCATTTCCATCACCAAAGATTGGACAACAGAAAAAACATTTGGCAACTTAGCCATGTTCCGCGGTGCTCATACCGATGTGTTTTTTCCTGAAGAAGGAGTGTTCCCTTACTTTTGTTCCTTCCATGCTTCTCCTGATGGTAAAATCGGGATGACCGGTGTTGCCGTGATTGGAGATGCCGCTTACAATCCGCAGACAAATATCGCCAAATCTAAAATTTCCAAGAAATGGTCTGGAGTGACTCGTAAAGTTCCATCCCAATACAAAACCATTCAAAATGCTGTGGATGCAGCATCTCCGGGAGATCTAGTACTTGTTGCAAAAGGAATTTATAAAGAAGAAGTAACGGTTACCACTCCTTCGATTGTGATTCGTGGAGAAGATCGTAATGAAACTATCATTGATGGTGAGTTTTTACGTGGGAACGGAATTATGGTTGTTGGTGCTGACGGTGTGGCTGTTGAAAACCTAACCACAAGAAATGCAACACTCAATGGTGTTTATTGGACGGGTGTGAAAGGATATCGCGGATCATATCTAACTGCATACAATAACGGTGATTATGGTATTTATGCTTTTGATTCAGAAGATGGACTTATGGAACACTCGTATGCTTCCGGATCTCCTGATTCAGGATTTTATATTGGTCAGTGTAATCCATGTAATGCGATCATAAATGATGTAATTTCAGAGAACAATGCCCTTGGGTATTCGGGAACCAATTCAAGTGGAAACTTGTATTTGTTATCTTCTATTTGGAGAAAAAACCAATTGGGAATTGGACCAAATACATTGGATCGTGAGTTACTTCCTCCACAAAAACAAATTGTGGTTAAAAAGAATATTGTTTATGATAATAACAATACCAACGCACCTTCCAAAAAATTAGAATACCCATCCATTGGAAATGGTATCGCACTTCTTGGAGCACTCGAAAATCTTGTGGAAGACAATTTAGTTTTTAACCACAACAATTATGGTATTTTAGTCACTATGAATATCGACGAAAATATTTGGATCTCCAATAACAACGTCGTAAGAAACAATAAGGTATACCATTCCGGTCGTGGAGACATTGCTCTCAGTGGGCCAGTGAATGTGGGAAACTGTTTTGAAGGTAATTCTTATGGAGTTTCGAGCCCTCCGCTATTAGAATCACTTCAGTCTTGTTCCGGGCTTCGTTATCCACATATAGGAGATATGTCGTCTAGTATCGGTTTACTTGCATTGTTTGTTCAGGCTAACCTTCGTGAATTTGTGTTAGGTTCTTATAAAAACCAACCAATTCCACCGGCACAAACAAATATGCCAAAGGAAAGTTTGGTTACTGTTGTTCCTGCACATGATGTTTTTCAAACAAACAAAGGTTTGATTGATACAGCTGAGCTACCTAAACTCGACCAAGCGGAATTTGATGCAGCAACTAACAAAATGTATACTTCTGGTTGGAGAGTTCATTTCCCTGGAACATTAAAAACATGGTATTTCCATATCATGGGTTATTTGTTACCATTTGCTATTTTTGCTGCTTGGACAGGACTTGCTATGTTGGATCGATTCTCAGCTAAAGGTGCAAAACTAGATTTTTACTTTTGGTTGGTATTACTCGTTCCTTTTATTGGTTCTTTGATTTATTTATATTCCAAGGAATCTAAAATTTCACCTGTCGTTCGAAATACCGTTGTGTTCGGTGGTATTTTACTTTTTTTAACAATTTTGGCTTATGCTGGTTATGCGATGACCGCAGTAACGGAACCGGCTTTAACTTAATATAGGAGTTTATTTATGGAAACAACGTTTGCAAACCCAAGTTTTTGGACATACTTTATCGGATCTTATGCGTATTACCTTCCCTTTGTTTTAACAATGGTTTGGGCACCTTTGGCTTTGTTTGGACTTTCTAAACAAAAAGGAATGGATACAACAAAACAAATCATTTGGTCTCTTGTGATTTTGGTAATTCCTGTAGTTGGTCCTGCAGTTTATTTGTTAGCTGCTGA
Coding sequences:
- a CDS encoding efflux RND transporter periplasmic adaptor subunit, whose translation is MKIKLILIAVAVIVILIAVYLFGFGKSKPSSKLESSKVFLGDLVVTVRATGTAIPKNRLEIKPPIAGRVESILVSEGTQVGRGKIIAWMSSTERAALLDAARAKGEVELKKWEDFYKPTPVISPLRGLVIASNISPGQTVTQQDILYVLSDNLMVQAKVDETDLSKIKIGQTANVIVDSYSNSPIRAKVSHIGYEAVTENNVTMYNVDLELKTIPDYLRSGMSITIDFILSEERNVLLIQNEFVKGSSGKGKVTKKVDGELVETAVSIGNSDEQNTVILSGVSENEMVYRKKKIQEEKKTSSGGPFSSPKIPKR
- a CDS encoding TolC family protein; its protein translation is MKLIKILLFVLVISFLDSLFAKPIQIKELWQTALQSNPEFLSAKADYDKAFFENEKSYAAYLPTVNVLASARQSSANFSGSGTVNDPLVNGSNAGSNTSGQSNSGESRPTAINRYSVGLSTNQNLFAGFKDKSGIEKTEALLQAAKQTLHDSRLKICFELKSGYSQMLYAKELHQLSEKIKERRVKNRDLVKLRYEVGREHKGSFLLSESFVKQSEFEVSSAFRLFESNLNEVERVIANRLDVNITSDFLYEPTMEKKFSEKEKETLLESHPSVMAEQSKVRAAQANIGIAEAGFYPDLNLSATVTRQDDVWLPKPRNYSFGLNLTYPLFNGGRDYYNVKIAKTEYEKSIHTRDSKKNSLSFSLEQSHLNFNNASEQLFVLSEFYKASEIRAMIARSQYSNGLISFENWDIIENDLINREKNLLLGKRDLGLAEATYLRNLGKCFDED
- a CDS encoding PLDc N-terminal domain-containing protein; the protein is METTFANPSFWTYFIGSYAYYLPFVLTMVWAPLALFGLSKQKGMDTTKQIIWSLVILVIPVVGPAVYLLAADTEYEKKFKQIAVGGGLGVLILVWILSLISHI
- a CDS encoding TetR/AcrR family transcriptional regulator, which encodes MNIKLNPRKVPQQKRSKERYQKIVDTAIELLGEVGYDDLTTDLIAERSGISVGSIYQFFPNKESIIYSHAESCYFILHDSFFKLLDAELKKKKKFSPDFISFTLSAFEQAFNEVKGYRLINSILYTNQALLQLDIESNERFAKSLAEKVILQLFPKVEKKFAYYRALMIVETVDSVFKIAQRKGKPSEKKAVLSELNNLLFVYFSSFL
- a CDS encoding helix-turn-helix domain-containing protein, with protein sequence MVPHRTEIPKICSHESIQSLRDFVWMDNLSADSLRGKRELGGQWVRVEIKNETAVDTYFSILIQWINILFVELCSENEDGEVTTSYSGYVWEDWMEVLSPFPHFNVTLKANESRYFYIYLVSNENLNFPIRTVSQASFRSIVLFRFLTFLFFTMMGIVSFGWAISEYLKSKEGVYISILVHFLMFFLLVYSVHGKEIASIFGNSNDLVRHSYYIFLSINHFIFFLYLKSFDRFLGNRFSNHIGFWISGFAGFLYLLVPLYPRVYEFRIFLVLSIFGTAAYYLFKTHHTLLSKEESDVRPYVFGWFFFLFSVFLKTLFHFDFYPYQPFFIYAAVFYLPFLTAGSFLFLRNYEKRDKSKTRYRSLSLKLDKVEFRSKLESLLASEKIFLDPNCNEEMIASKMGLSYHQLSELVNSEYNFNFPTLLNQYRIKEAMAILNERPELNIAEVGKLSGFGSRSAFYLEFKKQSGVNPNQFRKNKNI
- a CDS encoding right-handed parallel beta-helix repeat-containing protein → MQKTKKILLGIFITLFITFGMNHCNSEDPANSAFVHVTMMDNAFHPPVIRTFKGGKIRFVNEGNNPHNAISITKDWTTEKTFGNLAMFRGAHTDVFFPEEGVFPYFCSFHASPDGKIGMTGVAVIGDAAYNPQTNIAKSKISKKWSGVTRKVPSQYKTIQNAVDAASPGDLVLVAKGIYKEEVTVTTPSIVIRGEDRNETIIDGEFLRGNGIMVVGADGVAVENLTTRNATLNGVYWTGVKGYRGSYLTAYNNGDYGIYAFDSEDGLMEHSYASGSPDSGFYIGQCNPCNAIINDVISENNALGYSGTNSSGNLYLLSSIWRKNQLGIGPNTLDRELLPPQKQIVVKKNIVYDNNNTNAPSKKLEYPSIGNGIALLGALENLVEDNLVFNHNNYGILVTMNIDENIWISNNNVVRNNKVYHSGRGDIALSGPVNVGNCFEGNSYGVSSPPLLESLQSCSGLRYPHIGDMSSSIGLLALFVQANLREFVLGSYKNQPIPPAQTNMPKESLVTVVPAHDVFQTNKGLIDTAELPKLDQAEFDAATNKMYTSGWRVHFPGTLKTWYFHIMGYLLPFAIFAAWTGLAMLDRFSAKGAKLDFYFWLVLLVPFIGSLIYLYSKESKISPVVRNTVVFGGILLFLTILAYAGYAMTAVTEPALT
- a CDS encoding SulP family inorganic anion transporter; the encoded protein is MDSKDNIKDWLPGLKENWRSDILSGFIVFLIALPLCLGISLASGAPPMAGIFSGIVGGIIVSLLSGSHLTINGPAAGLIAVVLNSIMVLGGGDPKLGFELTLAAIVIAGAIQVVLGLVKAGNLTVYFPISVVHGMMAAIGIIIISKQFYVALGITPKAKTIGGLLLEIPFSFSLVNPEVAIIGLSAIVIIAILAKIKNPLLKKLPAPLVAVLVGIVLGIVFDLADEHSYTLLDQTYKIGPEKLVNLPDHIYDGITFPDFSRWKDGIFWVMVITIALIASIESLLTATAVDNTDPYRRKSNMDRELVAKGAGNFFLGWIGGLPIIAEVVRSSANIENGAKTRFSNFFHGLFLLFFILLLPGLIHRIPLASLAGILIMVGVRLASPHVFKETYDKGWDQIVIFTVTVILTIVEDLLVGVFCGIITAILIQIYFGVPLRYIFVADITVKSENKVHELYVRHALLFSNMISLKLLFRKIAPGERVDLQFDENVKMIGFSAIEFLQSFKRDYESRGGQVNLIGFEDLKPISTYYGATRIHK
- a CDS encoding TPM domain-containing protein, whose translation is MTDETWTLSPGFVAALEKKLRDHESKTTNQVAVYVISSLEGEVLENYSFRVAETWKLGQKKNDNGVLLLIALDDRKLRIEVGYGLEGSLTDVICHHIIEKEIKPYFKKGNFESGIQNGVNSILAAIEGEYTVPPAEDFSHLGPLSFLGQLSGAHLEMPMIMRVVLTIFVFFVLSIFTYAAATTPYFGWFLYFFLFPFWSLFPTAIHGANVGASVFLIYAIGTGLYKLYHLLTPHGRKRMREKIYHGSSRGSGSSGGWSSSRGSSGGFSGGGGSFGGGGSSGSW
- a CDS encoding ABC transporter permease, whose amino-acid sequence is MLAIEIRNLNKSYTIGNSKFPVLAGIDLEISQGEFVAIMGPSGSGKSTLLQVMGLLDQVDSGTYKLFGRRVDGESSDVLSDVRGSMLGFVFQQFHLLSKSNATQNVSLPSLYTNVDFNQERALQQLEKVGLSNRALHTPNELSGGQQQRVAIARALLVDPPIIFADEPTGNLDSKSKIEIMLELQRLHKEGKTIVMVTHEPEMAEYCDRIIHVNDGKILSDEGKKKKKDQVILPKVDLKRKQGWPLFKGIFLQSLFSLSSNRLRTFLSALGILFGVVCVISVMALGEGAKKSVEEQFSSLGANLVIVRTGGMRSGGVSLEAGSVNRLDVFDVNAVAKKFPEVKQISAVVNGRAQLVFGNRNWNSYITGANPIYETLRNLEPVEGRFFTEEENGKRALVCLVGNTVVKELYEGKNPVGTYLKVNRILFRVVGLLPEKGSTGFRDQDDVILIPLNTAMRRLLNKDSVDSLEMELEKSESSEEFTTSLKRFLHERHGTNESMGNLYQVMNMADIQSAVSETNQTMTTLLIALATVSLMVGGIGIMNIMLVSVKERTKEIGLRKALGARESDIRMQFLIESTLTSLTGGIVGLVFGILAVIFLQEYFGWTIVLSFPSIGFAFLFSISIGILFGWWPSEYAAKLSPIVALRSE